A single region of the Marinobacter nanhaiticus D15-8W genome encodes:
- a CDS encoding alpha-amylase, with amino-acid sequence MRSPLRPALTSLCALLVGCAGPTSQGTGPLNRTDGNMVSDKVCTVSAEPERIPVGDVFADGEWVRDFYSGRKVQVEDGHVTLAAAPGSEGLIMLESVEAEPGSFKWAGATVYFVITDRFANGKAGNDNAYGRKRDGKEEIGTFHGGDFVGLTEKLDYLEQLGVNAIWVSPPVEQIHGWVGGGDQGDFRHYGYHGYYALDFTRLDAAYGTEAEFQALVDEAHERGIRVVMDIVMNHPGYSTLQDMQTFNFGGLFEGFEQYLPERWGDWRPESWENLHAYHALINYDHPDWSRWWGGDWVRAGIADYPDAPSVTLDPVKGSLSFLPDFRTASDEPVDLPVFLAGKDDTRAKQLENATVRDYLIQWHTDWIRRFGIDGFRVDTVKHVEPEAWAELKVAAQEALDEYRSAHPGADLPAKDFWMVGEVFPHSVSRSQYYDAGFDAVINFDLQEEALSGAECLPNMEPVYADYSDAMHGEERFNVMSYISSHDTRLFSSEADEDPALQKRVAAALLFTPGTVQVFYGDESGRKDGPNGSDAHQGTRSDMNWAELDDDETAETLRYWQTMGQFRENHPAIGAGRHALLSEAPYTFARQTRTDRVVIAFARK; translated from the coding sequence ATGCGCTCGCCCCTACGCCCTGCCCTGACCAGCCTCTGTGCACTGCTCGTCGGCTGCGCCGGCCCCACAAGTCAGGGAACTGGCCCACTCAATCGAACCGACGGAAACATGGTTAGTGACAAGGTCTGCACGGTCTCCGCCGAACCGGAACGCATTCCCGTTGGCGACGTCTTCGCCGATGGTGAGTGGGTTCGCGACTTCTATTCCGGACGCAAGGTACAGGTCGAGGACGGCCACGTCACCCTGGCCGCCGCACCCGGTTCAGAAGGTCTGATCATGCTGGAATCCGTCGAGGCGGAGCCCGGCAGCTTCAAGTGGGCCGGGGCTACCGTCTATTTCGTCATCACCGATCGCTTTGCCAACGGCAAGGCCGGCAATGATAACGCCTACGGCCGAAAGCGCGATGGAAAAGAAGAAATCGGCACCTTCCACGGTGGCGATTTCGTTGGCTTGACCGAGAAGCTGGATTACCTGGAACAGCTGGGCGTCAATGCAATCTGGGTGTCGCCGCCAGTAGAACAGATTCACGGCTGGGTCGGCGGCGGCGACCAGGGCGATTTCCGTCATTACGGCTATCACGGCTACTACGCGCTGGATTTCACTCGCCTGGACGCGGCCTACGGTACTGAAGCCGAGTTCCAGGCCCTGGTGGACGAAGCCCACGAGCGCGGTATCCGCGTAGTGATGGATATCGTCATGAATCACCCGGGTTACAGCACCCTTCAGGATATGCAGACCTTCAACTTCGGAGGGCTGTTCGAGGGGTTCGAACAGTACTTGCCGGAACGCTGGGGCGACTGGCGGCCGGAATCCTGGGAAAACCTGCATGCCTACCACGCCCTGATCAATTACGATCATCCGGACTGGTCGCGCTGGTGGGGTGGCGACTGGGTGCGGGCGGGCATCGCCGACTACCCCGATGCCCCCAGCGTCACCCTGGACCCAGTCAAGGGCTCGCTGTCGTTCCTGCCGGATTTCCGCACGGCGTCCGATGAGCCGGTCGACTTACCCGTTTTCCTTGCCGGGAAAGACGATACCCGCGCCAAGCAACTGGAGAACGCCACGGTCCGCGATTACCTGATCCAGTGGCACACCGACTGGATTCGCCGCTTTGGTATCGATGGCTTCCGGGTGGATACGGTCAAGCACGTGGAGCCCGAAGCCTGGGCTGAGTTGAAAGTCGCAGCACAGGAGGCGCTGGACGAGTACCGGTCGGCACATCCTGGAGCCGACTTACCGGCGAAGGACTTCTGGATGGTGGGCGAAGTCTTCCCTCATTCAGTCTCGCGCAGCCAGTACTACGATGCCGGGTTCGACGCCGTAATCAACTTCGACCTGCAGGAGGAAGCCCTGTCCGGAGCCGAGTGTCTGCCCAACATGGAGCCGGTCTATGCCGACTATAGCGACGCCATGCATGGAGAAGAGCGCTTCAACGTCATGAGCTATATTTCTTCCCACGATACCCGGTTGTTCAGCAGCGAAGCCGACGAGGACCCGGCGTTGCAAAAGCGAGTCGCCGCCGCCCTCCTCTTCACGCCAGGCACAGTGCAGGTGTTCTATGGTGACGAGAGTGGCCGCAAGGACGGCCCCAACGGTTCAGATGCGCACCAGGGCACCCGCTCGGATATGAACTGGGCTGAACTGGACGACGACGAAACGGCTGAGACCTTGCGCTACTGGCAAACGATGGGGCAATTCCGCGAGAATCATCCGGCCATCGGCGCTGGTCGGCATGCGCTGCTGTCAGAGGCGCCCTACACCTTTGCCCGGCAAACCCGGACCGATCGAGTCGTGATTGCCTTCGCGCGAAAATAA
- the malE gene encoding maltose/maltodextrin ABC transporter substrate-binding protein MalE, with protein MNRRNFIRSTLAVSMLATLGAVGSAHAEIEEGKLVVWINGDKGYNGLQEVGDWFAEETGIPVEVAHPDSATDKFQQAAATGNGPDIFIWAHDRLGEWAQSGLIAELNPSQSARDANYDFTWDAVTVDGKVYGYPMAVESIGLIYNKDLVPEPPKTFEEIPALDKKLAEQGKKAILWDYNNTYFTWPLLAANGGYIFKETDNGYDVSDTGVNSEGAIKGAKMLETLIEQGVMPRGADYGAMDSRFNQGEVAMMINGPWAWANLKKSGIDFGVTTLPTIDGGTPEPMVGVMAATLNSASPNRALAVEFLENYALSVKGLKMVNDDVPLGAVANKELMEELSAANPHIEATFKNAEIGEPMPSVPAMGAFWSSMAPALQNITSGRQSVEEALDTAANRITR; from the coding sequence ATGAATCGCCGCAATTTCATCCGCAGCACGCTCGCCGTCTCCATGCTTGCAACCCTGGGCGCTGTGGGGTCGGCCCACGCCGAGATCGAGGAAGGTAAGCTGGTTGTCTGGATCAACGGTGACAAGGGCTACAACGGTCTTCAGGAAGTCGGCGACTGGTTCGCCGAAGAAACCGGTATCCCTGTGGAAGTAGCCCATCCCGACAGCGCCACGGACAAGTTCCAGCAGGCTGCAGCGACCGGCAACGGTCCGGATATCTTCATTTGGGCGCATGATCGTCTGGGCGAATGGGCCCAGAGTGGCCTGATCGCGGAACTCAATCCCTCCCAGTCGGCACGCGACGCCAACTACGACTTCACCTGGGATGCGGTTACTGTAGACGGGAAAGTCTACGGCTACCCTATGGCGGTAGAGTCCATCGGCCTGATCTACAACAAGGATCTTGTACCCGAGCCGCCCAAGACCTTCGAAGAGATTCCCGCCCTGGACAAGAAGCTCGCCGAGCAGGGCAAGAAGGCCATCCTGTGGGACTACAACAACACCTACTTCACCTGGCCGCTGTTGGCGGCTAACGGTGGCTACATCTTCAAGGAAACCGATAACGGGTACGACGTTAGCGATACCGGTGTAAATAGCGAAGGTGCCATCAAGGGCGCCAAGATGCTGGAGACCCTGATCGAACAGGGCGTCATGCCTCGCGGGGCCGACTACGGCGCGATGGACTCCCGCTTCAACCAGGGTGAAGTGGCAATGATGATCAACGGTCCATGGGCCTGGGCGAACCTGAAGAAGAGCGGCATCGACTTCGGTGTGACCACGCTGCCGACCATCGACGGCGGAACGCCCGAGCCCATGGTGGGTGTGATGGCAGCTACCCTTAACAGCGCGAGCCCCAATCGTGCGCTGGCTGTGGAGTTCCTTGAGAACTATGCACTGTCGGTCAAAGGCCTGAAAATGGTCAACGACGACGTTCCCTTGGGCGCCGTGGCCAACAAGGAACTGATGGAAGAATTGTCTGCGGCCAATCCGCACATAGAGGCCACGTTCAAGAACGCCGAGATAGGCGAGCCCATGCCGAGCGTTCCTGCGATGGGTGCTTTCTGGTCCTCCATGGCGCCGGCCTTGCAAAACATCACGTCTGGCCGTCAGTCCGTCGAGGAAGCGCTGGACACGGCGGCAAACCGAATCACCCGATAA
- the malF gene encoding maltose ABC transporter permease MalF: MLTETLSYPRAASKPLMSRNILKWGLMAILVSLALYLILALYAQREFVFAMLFLVLTASAVFVFVNRRMYAHRYIYPAVAGMTLFVIFPLMYTVGIGFTNYSASNLLSFERVQEQILARTYQSEAVRYGYELYQTEQGYVIYLEGQNQNFQSPPFSLENGNAEAVPLRPAASAPTGEPLAMRDIIKNRQALGALTLETEDGRMLTMVGLRDFAGIQPLYELSENGALTNQRTGVTYFPNHDTGFYQSAEGERLSPGWTVNTGWSNYERVITDPTISGPFLQIFAWTLAFSVFTVIFTLILGLLLANLLQWDQIRGKGFYRTMLILPYAVPAFISILVFKGLFNQNFGEINLVLENLFGLRPDWFSDPTMARSMILIVNTWLGYPYMMLLCMGLLQSIPRDLYEASAMDGAGPINNLMNITFPLILKPLAPLLIASFAFNFNNFVLIALLTGGAPDIIGASTPAGTTDLLVSYTYRIAFQDSGQNFGLAAAIATVIFVVVGALSLINLKLSKVKV; the protein is encoded by the coding sequence ATGTTAACCGAGACGCTGTCCTATCCTCGCGCAGCAAGCAAACCTCTCATGAGTCGAAATATTCTGAAGTGGGGCCTGATGGCCATATTGGTCAGCCTGGCGCTGTACCTGATCCTGGCGCTCTACGCGCAGCGAGAATTCGTGTTCGCGATGCTGTTCCTGGTGCTCACCGCATCAGCCGTCTTCGTTTTCGTGAATCGGCGTATGTACGCCCATCGCTACATCTATCCTGCGGTGGCGGGCATGACGCTGTTCGTCATCTTCCCGCTGATGTACACCGTCGGTATCGGCTTCACCAATTACAGCGCCAGCAACCTGTTGAGCTTCGAGCGTGTGCAGGAACAGATACTCGCGCGGACCTACCAATCCGAGGCGGTACGCTATGGATATGAGCTGTACCAGACCGAACAGGGGTATGTGATCTATCTCGAAGGTCAGAACCAGAATTTCCAATCGCCGCCGTTCTCCCTGGAAAATGGCAATGCCGAAGCGGTGCCTTTACGGCCTGCCGCGAGCGCCCCAACGGGCGAGCCGCTGGCGATGCGCGACATTATCAAGAACCGGCAAGCCTTGGGTGCGCTGACGCTGGAGACCGAGGACGGGCGTATGCTCACCATGGTCGGGCTGCGTGACTTTGCTGGAATACAGCCACTGTATGAGCTGAGCGAGAACGGCGCGCTTACCAATCAGCGCACTGGCGTGACCTACTTTCCGAATCATGACACCGGCTTTTACCAGAGTGCCGAGGGCGAGAGGTTGTCGCCGGGCTGGACGGTAAACACCGGCTGGTCGAACTACGAGCGGGTGATCACCGATCCAACCATTAGCGGCCCCTTCCTGCAGATATTCGCCTGGACACTGGCCTTCTCGGTGTTCACCGTCATCTTCACCCTGATTTTGGGCTTGCTGCTGGCCAACCTGCTGCAGTGGGACCAGATCCGTGGCAAGGGTTTCTACCGCACCATGCTAATCCTGCCATACGCGGTACCGGCGTTTATCTCGATCCTGGTATTCAAGGGGTTGTTCAACCAGAACTTCGGTGAGATCAACCTGGTATTGGAGAACCTGTTCGGTCTCCGTCCCGATTGGTTCAGCGACCCGACCATGGCGCGGAGCATGATCCTGATCGTCAACACCTGGTTGGGCTATCCCTACATGATGCTGCTGTGCATGGGCTTGTTGCAGTCGATTCCGCGGGATTTGTATGAGGCCTCGGCCATGGATGGGGCAGGTCCAATCAATAATCTGATGAACATCACTTTCCCGCTGATCCTTAAGCCTCTGGCGCCGCTGCTGATTGCCAGCTTCGCGTTCAATTTCAATAATTTCGTGCTGATCGCCCTGCTGACCGGCGGCGCGCCAGACATAATCGGTGCCAGCACGCCGGCGGGCACGACCGATCTGCTGGTGAGCTATACCTACCGGATTGCGTTTCAGGATTCCGGCCAGAACTTCGGCCTGGCGGCAGCGATAGCAACGGTGATCTTCGTGGTCGTGGGCGCGCTGTCCCTGATCAATCTCAAACTGTCCAAGGTCAAGGTGTAG
- the malG gene encoding maltose ABC transporter permease MalG → MAMVEPRSTKYRVLASHLGMLCFIALILFPLLMIISISFRSGNFATGSLLPETPSLEHWSLALGIPYTDEAGNVTQPPFPVLLWLWNSVKIAVISSVLILALSTTSAYAFARMRFGGKGFVLKSMLIFQMFPPVLSLVALYALFDEIGNHVSWLGLNTHGAVIVASLGGMALHIWTIKGYFDSIDRSLEEAAIVDGATTWQAFRYILLPLSVPILMVVFILAFIMTIMEYPMASILLVDTNKLTLAVGAQQYLYEQNYLWGDFAAAAVLSGLPITLVFLYCQKWIVGGLTAGGVKG, encoded by the coding sequence ATGGCAATGGTCGAACCCCGCTCCACCAAATACCGGGTACTCGCCTCCCACCTCGGTATGCTGTGCTTTATTGCACTGATCCTGTTTCCGCTGCTGATGATCATCTCGATCTCGTTCCGCAGCGGGAACTTTGCCACCGGTAGTCTGCTGCCGGAAACGCCATCGCTTGAACACTGGTCCCTGGCGCTTGGCATTCCCTACACCGATGAGGCGGGCAACGTGACCCAGCCACCGTTCCCGGTTCTCCTCTGGTTGTGGAATTCGGTCAAGATTGCAGTGATCTCGTCGGTCCTGATCCTGGCGTTATCGACCACCAGTGCCTACGCCTTCGCCCGCATGCGCTTCGGTGGCAAGGGGTTCGTGCTCAAGTCGATGCTGATCTTCCAGATGTTCCCGCCGGTGTTGTCGCTGGTGGCGCTCTATGCGCTGTTCGATGAGATCGGCAACCACGTCAGCTGGTTGGGCCTGAATACTCACGGCGCGGTTATCGTCGCTTCCCTGGGGGGAATGGCGTTACACATATGGACGATAAAGGGCTACTTCGACTCTATCGATCGCTCCCTGGAGGAAGCGGCCATCGTCGATGGCGCGACCACGTGGCAGGCGTTCCGCTACATTCTCCTGCCGCTATCGGTGCCCATCCTGATGGTGGTGTTCATCCTGGCGTTCATCATGACGATCATGGAGTACCCGATGGCTTCGATCCTGCTGGTGGATACCAATAAACTGACGCTAGCGGTAGGGGCGCAACAGTATCTCTATGAACAGAATTACCTGTGGGGTGATTTTGCAGCGGCCGCCGTGCTTTCTGGCCTGCCGATTACGCTCGTGTTCCTGTACTGCCAGAAGTGGATTGTTGGTGGTCTGACCGCTGGCGGTGTGAAAGGGTAG
- the malK gene encoding maltose/maltodextrin ABC transporter ATP-binding protein MalK, which yields MASVTLRNVYKRFGEAEVTRNVNLDIQNGEFVVFVGPSGCGKSTLLRMIAGLEDITEGELYIGNDKVNDLPPKDREVGMVFQSYALYPHMNVAENMAFGLKLANVKRAEIDRRVQEAARLLQLDNLLERKPKDLSGGQRQRVAIGRTIVREPAVFLFDEPLSNLDASLRVQMRIEISSLHKRLGATMIYVTHDQVEAMTMADKIVALDNGAIAQVGKPLELYHYPATRFVAGFIGSPKMNFIDCEVVKADSQEVTVSMPGATEITLPINGAELTSGETVTLGIRPEHFSSEDDCALTMQGEVNVVERLGYQTLVHLNVEGVDGILTMRTEGTNPVQEGHAMVLGIKPEMCHLFRQDGTACPRLFKEPCVDL from the coding sequence ATGGCAAGCGTCACTCTCAGAAACGTCTATAAACGCTTCGGCGAGGCCGAAGTCACTCGGAACGTCAACCTGGACATCCAGAACGGCGAGTTCGTTGTCTTCGTCGGCCCCTCAGGATGCGGAAAATCCACGCTACTGCGTATGATCGCCGGCCTGGAAGACATCACAGAAGGCGAACTCTACATCGGCAACGACAAGGTTAACGATTTGCCGCCGAAGGACCGCGAAGTCGGTATGGTGTTCCAGTCCTACGCCCTCTACCCGCATATGAACGTGGCGGAGAACATGGCGTTCGGTCTTAAGCTTGCAAACGTCAAGAGAGCTGAAATCGATCGCCGTGTCCAGGAGGCCGCGCGTCTGCTGCAACTGGACAACCTGCTCGAACGAAAGCCGAAAGACCTCTCCGGAGGCCAGCGCCAACGGGTCGCTATCGGCCGCACCATCGTGCGCGAGCCGGCGGTATTCCTGTTCGACGAGCCGCTCTCCAACCTGGACGCGTCACTGCGGGTACAGATGCGGATCGAGATCTCCAGCCTGCACAAGCGTCTTGGCGCCACCATGATCTACGTGACCCACGATCAGGTGGAAGCCATGACCATGGCGGACAAGATCGTCGCCCTGGACAACGGCGCCATCGCCCAGGTCGGCAAACCCCTCGAGCTCTACCACTATCCGGCAACCCGTTTCGTAGCGGGATTTATCGGTTCGCCAAAGATGAATTTTATCGACTGCGAGGTTGTGAAGGCCGACAGCCAGGAAGTGACGGTCAGCATGCCGGGCGCTACAGAGATTACGCTGCCCATCAACGGTGCCGAACTAACGAGCGGGGAAACCGTTACCCTGGGCATCCGTCCGGAGCATTTCTCAAGCGAGGACGACTGCGCGCTGACGATGCAGGGCGAAGTCAATGTGGTCGAGCGACTGGGTTACCAGACCCTGGTTCACCTGAATGTCGAGGGTGTGGATGGCATTCTGACCATGCGAACCGAGGGTACCAACCCGGTCCAGGAAGGCCATGCGATGGTCCTGGGTATCAAGCCCGAGATGTGCCACCTGTTCCGACAGGACGGTACGGCTTGTCCACGGCTTTTCAAGGAGCCGTGTGTCGATCTCTGA
- a CDS encoding alpha-glucosidase family protein — protein sequence MMQKNPDWWRGAVIYQVYPRSFFDSNGDGIGDLPGVTAKLDYIASLNVDAIWLSPFFTSPMKDFGYDVSDYRGVDPIFGTLDDFDTLIAEAHKRDLKIMIDQVLSHSSDQHAWFKESRASRDNPKADWYVWAEAREDGTPPNNWLSVFGGSAWAWDSRRRQYYLHNFLTSQPDLNFHNPELQDQMLSEVRFWLDRGVDGFRLDAINFCFHDPLLRDNPPSQAIQEASIGVRKENPYAYQYHKYDKTQPENLAFLKRLRALLDEYPGTTTVGEIGDDNSLQTMADYTSDGDKLHMAYSFDLLTEQNSASFIKHTVETIEDKLEDGWPCWAIGNHDVARVASRWKAASPEQMKLFMIMMLSLRGSACIYQGEELGLTEAELEFEDLVDPYGISFWPEYKGRDGCRTPMVWTAGEANAGFSEGKPWLPVYAEHLNAAVDLQDQQETSVLQAYREFLGWRRQQPVLLTGDIRFHASPADTLLFSRTEGENAFLVALNFTDEPVMLELPSTARPIDDAPRCLVGQWRGASVTLPAYGAGIGKG from the coding sequence ATGATGCAAAAGAATCCAGATTGGTGGCGCGGCGCAGTCATCTACCAGGTTTATCCACGCAGCTTTTTCGATTCCAATGGCGACGGTATTGGCGACCTGCCTGGCGTGACCGCCAAGCTGGACTATATTGCTAGCCTGAACGTCGATGCGATCTGGCTTTCGCCGTTCTTTACCTCACCCATGAAAGACTTCGGTTACGACGTCTCGGACTACCGTGGAGTCGACCCCATCTTCGGCACCCTCGATGACTTCGATACGTTGATTGCCGAGGCGCACAAGCGCGACCTGAAGATCATGATCGACCAGGTGCTGAGCCATTCTTCGGACCAACACGCCTGGTTCAAGGAAAGTCGCGCCAGCCGCGATAATCCCAAGGCAGACTGGTATGTCTGGGCCGAGGCCCGGGAGGACGGTACACCACCCAACAACTGGCTCTCGGTATTTGGTGGCTCCGCCTGGGCATGGGACAGTCGCCGACGCCAGTACTACCTGCACAACTTCCTCACCAGTCAGCCGGACCTGAATTTCCATAATCCCGAGCTGCAGGACCAGATGCTGTCCGAGGTCCGCTTCTGGCTGGACCGGGGCGTGGACGGCTTCCGTCTTGATGCCATCAACTTCTGTTTCCACGACCCCCTGCTACGCGACAACCCGCCCAGCCAAGCCATTCAGGAAGCGTCCATCGGTGTGCGCAAGGAAAATCCCTACGCTTACCAGTACCACAAGTACGACAAAACCCAGCCGGAGAACCTGGCGTTCCTCAAGCGCCTGCGGGCTCTGCTGGACGAGTATCCCGGCACCACAACCGTGGGAGAGATTGGCGACGACAATTCCCTGCAGACCATGGCCGACTACACCAGCGACGGCGACAAGCTGCACATGGCCTATTCCTTCGATCTGCTGACCGAACAGAACAGCGCCTCCTTCATCAAACACACGGTCGAAACCATCGAGGACAAGCTCGAAGACGGCTGGCCCTGCTGGGCCATTGGCAACCACGACGTCGCCCGCGTCGCATCACGCTGGAAAGCAGCCTCCCCCGAGCAGATGAAGCTGTTCATGATCATGATGCTGAGCCTGCGCGGCAGCGCGTGCATCTACCAGGGCGAGGAGCTGGGCCTGACCGAAGCGGAACTGGAATTCGAAGATCTGGTCGATCCCTATGGCATCAGTTTCTGGCCGGAATACAAAGGGCGGGATGGCTGCCGCACGCCGATGGTCTGGACAGCGGGTGAAGCCAATGCGGGCTTTTCCGAGGGCAAGCCCTGGCTTCCGGTCTACGCGGAACATCTGAACGCGGCTGTGGACCTGCAGGATCAACAGGAGACGTCGGTCCTGCAAGCCTACCGGGAATTCCTGGGGTGGCGCAGGCAACAACCGGTACTGCTCACGGGCGATATCCGTTTTCACGCGAGCCCGGCGGATACCTTGCTATTCAGTCGCACGGAAGGAGAAAACGCGTTTCTGGTCGCCCTCAACTTTACGGACGAGCCGGTCATGCTTGAACTGCCCTCCACCGCCAGGCCGATCGACGACGCACCACGTTGCCTGGTCGGCCAATGGCGGGGAGCCAGCGTCACCCTGCCCGCCTACGGGGCAGGTATCGGCAAAGGCTAA